Proteins from one Pelodiscus sinensis isolate JC-2024 chromosome 21, ASM4963464v1, whole genome shotgun sequence genomic window:
- the ANKRD13B gene encoding ankyrin repeat domain-containing protein 13B — protein sequence MPPQPQPPPRAAGSPARSPPPLRRRSRRMLAAAGQGPPGRYPLHRLVWHNRARELDRELSTQQVDVEQLDPRGRTPLHLAATLGHVDCARVLLRHGADVAKENRSGWTVLQEAVSTRDLELVQLVLRYRDYQRAVKRLAGIPILLDKLRKAQDFYVEMKWEFTSWVPLVSKICPSDTYKVWKSGQNLRVDTTLLGFDHMTWQRGNRSFIFRGQDTSAVVLEIDHDRQVVYSETLALASHDPEGLLAAVQPTEEQVMGRLTAPVVTTQLDTKNIAFERNKTGILGWRSEKTEVVNGYEAKVYGASNVELITRTRTEHLSDQHKGKSKGSKTPLQSFLGIAEQHVGPSNGTLITQTRSHTNPTAITPEEYFDPSFELGSRDMGRPMELTTKTQKFKAKLWLCEDHPLSLGEQVAPIIDLMAISNALFAKLRDFITLRLPPGFPVKIEIPIFHILNARITFGNLNGCDEPVSSVRRSSSSEAPSPSSDSSSVSSSSSMASCRACEMDPSLFEAPPGYSTLGSHRDALREDDDDLLQFAIQQSLLEAGTEYDQVTIWEALTNSKPGTHPMSHEGRRGDRAPQHTPPPRPAGPPQQGGGGPSPLFRSYDEQLRLAMALSAREQAEAERRSRREEEELRRILQLSLTEK from the exons gtggaCGTAGAGCAGCTGGACCCGCGGGGCCGCACGCCCCTGCACCTCGCCGCCACCTTGGGCCACGTGGACTGCGCCCGGGTGCTGCTGAGACACGGCGCCGACGTGGCCAAGGAGAACCGCAGCGGCTGGACAG tgctccaggaggCGGTGAGCACCCGGGACCTGGAGCTGGTGCAGCTGGTGCTGCGGTACCGCGACTATCAGCGAGCTGTCAAGCGCCTGGCCGGGATCCCCATCCTGCTGGACAAGCTGCGCAAG gctcaGGATTTCTACGTGGAGATGAAGTGGGAGTTCACCAGCTGGG tgccCTTGGTCTCCAAGATCTGCCCCAGCGACACCTACAAGGTGTGGAAAAGTGGCCAGAACCTGCGTGTGGACACGACGCTGCTCGGCTTCGACCACATGACCTGGCAGCGGGGGAACCGCAGCTTCATCTTCCGGGGACAAG ACACCAGCGCGGTCGTGCTGGAGATCGACCACGACCGGCAGGTGGTGTACTCCGAGACGCTGGCGCTGGCCAGCCACGACCCCGAGGGCCTGCTGGCTGCCGTGCAGCCCACCGAGGAGCAGGTGATGGGGCGGCTCACGGCACCCGTCGTCACCACGCAGCTGGACACCAAAAACATCGCCTTTGAGAG GAACAAGACGGGGATCCTGGGCTGGCGGAGCGAGAAGACGGAGGTGGTGAATGGGTACGAGGCCAAG GTTTACGGCGCGTCCAACGTGGAGCTGATCACGCGGACGCGGACGGAGCATCTCTCCGACCAGCACAAGGGCAAGAGCAAAG GCAGCAAGACCCCGCTGCAGTCCTTCCTGGGGATTGCTGAGCAGCACGTGGGGCCCAGCAATGGG ACGCTGATCACGCAGACGCGGAGCCATACCAACCCCACGGCCATCACCCCCGAGGAGTACTTCGACCCCAGCTTCGAGCTGGGCAGCAGGGACATGGGGCGCCCCATGGAGCTCACCACCAAGACGCAGAA GTTCAAAGCCAAGCTGTGGCTGTGTGAGGATCACCCGCTGTCCCTGGGCGAGCAGGTGGCCCCCATCATCGACCTGATGGCAATCAGCAACGCGCTCTTCGCCAAGCTCCGCGACTTCATCACGCTCCGCCTGCCGCCCGGCTTCCCCGTCAAAATCG AAATCCCCATCTTCCACATCCTGAACGCCCGCATCACCTTCGGCAACCTCAACGGGTGCGACGAGCCCGTCAGCTCCGTGCGCCGCAGCTCCAGCAGCGAGGCGCCCTCGCCCAGCAGCGACTCCTCCAGcgtcagcagctccagctccatgg CCTCGTGCCGGGCGTGCGAGATGGACCCGTCGCTGTTCGAGGCCCCGCCCGGGTACAGCACGCTGGGCAGCCACCGGGACGCCCTGCGGGAGGATGACGACGACCTGCTGCAGTTCGCCATCCAACAGAGCCTGCTGGAGGCGGGCACCGAGTACGACCAG GTGACCATCTGGGAAGCGCTGACCAACAGCAAGCCGGGCACGCACCCCATGTCCCACGAGGGCCGGCGAGGAGACAG GGCCCCCCAGCACACGCCGCCCCCCCGGCCGGCTGGTCCCCCACAGCAGGGCGGCGGCGGGCCCAGCCCCCTGTTCCGCAGCTACGACGAGCAGCTGCGGCTGGCCATGGCGCTGTCGGCGCGGGAGCAGGCGGAGGCGGAGCGGCGCTCgcggcgggaggaggaggagctgcggCGCATCCTGCAGCTCTCGCTGACGGAGAAATAG